The genomic interval TTTTCCCCCGCTTTTTCCGATAGCAGGCGGATGCAGGCGTCCTGCTCGCCGAGAATTTCTCCCACGAAGCCCTTGATCATGGCCTCGGACTGTTCGCGCGATACTTCAGGCTTGGAATAGACGGATTCCATCACCTGCTTGTAGGTTTGGGTCGCCTGTGTGAATTGCCGTTCGCAGATTTGCAGGCTCGCGCGCTGGCTGGCGAGGAGCTCGCGGCGCTGGATTTTTGCCGCCAGATCCAGCGACTCCTCGGTCGCGGCAGCCGCTTCGGCCGGTTCGACGCGATCAGGGTGTTCGGCATCACCAGCGTTTCCGGCAGCGCCAGCGTGCCCGGCGCGAGCGGCAGCGCCAGGTGCTGCCGGCGAGGGCTCCAGGCCGGGATCGCTCTTGTCCGGCGAATAGCGGATGCGTTCGAGACCCAGCGAACGAATGGTGTCGATTTGCTCTTGGGAAGTGATCTTGAAGCTGCTCAGGGAAAAAGGGTGATCCATCCATCCCAGGTCGAGATGGATATACAGCCCCACGCGCAAGCGGGAAACTTCAATCAGGAGCGTCTGGCTATCGGCCATTTTTAACTTGATCAGGGTTCATCGGCGCAGTTTACCTCAGGGAATTACTTAACAGGATATGCAATTCTACTTATATTGCCGCTTTACGCAGCCGTTTTTCCACTCCGATTGTCAGGTAGATCATTGCGCTCGTTGCGATGATGCGCCCCCAGGCCCATCCGTCGATGGGTGCGGAGCCGAACCAGTGGTTCATCGCCGGCAGGTAGGTGAACAGCAGTTGCAGCGCGATCATCGCGCTCACCCCGCCTACCACCCACAGGTTGGAAAATACGCCGAGGGTGAGGATGGATTCGCTCATCGAGCGGCAGTTCAAGAGGTAAAAAATCTCGCCGAACACGAACACGTTGGCAGCCACGGTGCGAGCATAGGCAAGCGAGTGGCCATGCTTCAGCTCCCACATGAACAGCCCGAAAGAGCCGGCCAGGAGCAGCGCGCTGACGATGCCGATGCGCCACATGATGGCCGGCGTGAGGAGGGGCAGGGAAGGGGGGCGCGGCGGGCGGTTCATGATGCCTTTTTCGATGGGTTCGAAGGCCAGGGTCAGCCCCAGCAGCACCGCCGTGGTCATGTTGATCCACAAAATCTGCACCGGCAGGATGGGCAGGGCGGTGCCGAGCACGATGGCAGCGGTGATGACCAGGCCCTCGCCGAAGTTGGTGGGCAGGGTCCAGACGATGAATTTGGTGAGGTTGTCGAAAACCCCGCGTCCTTCTTCCACCGCAGCTTCGATGGAGGCGAAATTGTCGTCGGTGAGTACCATCGCGGCGGCTTCCTTGGCCACCTCGGTGCCGGTGATGCCCATCGCCACGCCGATATCCGCCTGTTTCAGTGCCGGGGCGTCGTTGACGCCGTCGCCGGTCATCGCCACCACCTGGCCGCCGGCCTGCAGCGCTTTCACCAGGCGCAGTTTCTGCTCCGGCTCGACGCGGGCGAAGACCTGGGTGTCGCATGCGACCCGGATCAGTTCGGCATCGCCGATGTTCTCCAGTTCGCGCCCGCTCAGCACGGCGATGGGCCTGCCGTCGTTGAGGGCGATGGCATGGGCGATGGCAGAGGCGGTGATGGCATGGTCGCCGGTAATCATTTTCACGGCGATGCCGGCACGGTGACAGGCTTTGATGGCGCTCACCGCTTCGGGGCGAGGCGGGTCGATCATGCCCTGCAGGCCGAGGAATACCATGTTTTCGGCGAGGTGCTCGTGTCCCAGCATGTCCTGCAACCCCTCCGGTGTTTTGTAGGCCAGAGCCAGCACGCGCAGCCCCTGTTCGGCCATGCCGACGGCGCTGAGCTCGATCGCGCCGGTGTCGAGCGGAATGATCTGACCTTGCGGGCCGAGCATGGCAACGCAGCGTTCCAGCACTTTTTCCACTGCCCCCTTGAGGTAGATCGTGCCGTCGCTGTGCAGCGTCGCCATGTACTGGTGGCGCGCTTCGAACGGCACGGCGTCGCGGCGCATGCGCCGGGCATGTTCTTCCTGCGCATTCAGCCCGGCTTTCAGCGCCGCCACGATCAAGGCGCCCTCGGTAGGGTCGCCGCCGACCTGCCAGGCGCCTTGCTTGTGCTCCAGGCTGGCATCGTTGCACAACAGGCCGGCCAGCAGGCATTCGCGCAACGCGCCCACAATCTCGGCAGGCGTGCCGTCGCGCGTGATTTCCCCGTGCGGCGCGTAGCCCACGCCGCTGACCGCAAACGCTTCTCCACCGGCGAAAATCCGCTGCACCGTCATCTGGTTCTGGGTCAGGGTGCCGGTCTTGTCGGAACAGATCACGGTGGTGCTGCCCAGGGTTTCCACCGCTGGCAACTTGCGGATGATGGCGCGGCGGCGGGCCATGCGCGATACGCCGATGGCCAGGGTGACGGTGACCGCCGCCGGCAGCCCTTCCGGGATCGCCCCCACCGCCAGCGCTACCGCCGCCATGAACATGTCGAATGCGGTTTCGCCGCGCGCCAGGCCGAGCGCGACGGTAAATGCCGCCAGGCCGAGGATGGCATAGAGCAGAATTTTGCTGAAGCGCTCGATCTTGCGCGTGAGCGGGGTGGAAAGGACGTCCACTGCCGCGATCAGGCGCGAGATGCGCCCGGTTTCGGTGGCGTCGCCGATCGCCACCACGATACCGCTGCCCTGACCGGTGGTGACCAGCGCGCCGGCATAGGCCATGTTGGCGCGGTCGGCGAGCAGGGTGTCCAGGTCCAATACGTCGGTGTGTTTCGTCGCCGGCAGCGATTCGCCAGTCAGCATGGACTCGTCGACCGTCAGTTCGCGGGTTTTAAGCAGGCGCAGGTCGGCCGGTACCTTGTCGCCCGCCGCCAGCAGCACCATGTCTCCCGGCACCAGTTGTTCAGAGGGGATGCCGAGCCTGCGTCCGTCGCGCCATACCATGGAGTTGGTGGAGATGATCCGGGTCAGGGCGGAGATGGCGTTTTCCGCCTTGCTTTCCTGAATGAAGCCGACCACCGCGTTGACCAGCACCACGCCGAAAATTACGCTGGAATCCACCCACTCCTGCAGGGCGGCAGTGATGGCGGCGGAGGCCAGCAAAATATAGATCAGGGGCTGATGAAATTGCAGCAGGAAGCGCAGCAGCGGGCCCCGGCCG from Sulfurimicrobium lacus carries:
- a CDS encoding cation-transporting P-type ATPase; the encoded protein is MQTLLQKPWHHVPGEEAATLLESDAELGLSQAEASRRQERFGPNSLTPKPGRGPLLRFLLQFHQPLIYILLASAAITAALQEWVDSSVIFGVVLVNAVVGFIQESKAENAISALTRIISTNSMVWRDGRRLGIPSEQLVPGDMVLLAAGDKVPADLRLLKTRELTVDESMLTGESLPATKHTDVLDLDTLLADRANMAYAGALVTTGQGSGIVVAIGDATETGRISRLIAAVDVLSTPLTRKIERFSKILLYAILGLAAFTVALGLARGETAFDMFMAAVALAVGAIPEGLPAAVTVTLAIGVSRMARRRAIIRKLPAVETLGSTTVICSDKTGTLTQNQMTVQRIFAGGEAFAVSGVGYAPHGEITRDGTPAEIVGALRECLLAGLLCNDASLEHKQGAWQVGGDPTEGALIVAALKAGLNAQEEHARRMRRDAVPFEARHQYMATLHSDGTIYLKGAVEKVLERCVAMLGPQGQIIPLDTGAIELSAVGMAEQGLRVLALAYKTPEGLQDMLGHEHLAENMVFLGLQGMIDPPRPEAVSAIKACHRAGIAVKMITGDHAITASAIAHAIALNDGRPIAVLSGRELENIGDAELIRVACDTQVFARVEPEQKLRLVKALQAGGQVVAMTGDGVNDAPALKQADIGVAMGITGTEVAKEAAAMVLTDDNFASIEAAVEEGRGVFDNLTKFIVWTLPTNFGEGLVITAAIVLGTALPILPVQILWINMTTAVLLGLTLAFEPIEKGIMNRPPRPPSLPLLTPAIMWRIGIVSALLLAGSFGLFMWELKHGHSLAYARTVAANVFVFGEIFYLLNCRSMSESILTLGVFSNLWVVGGVSAMIALQLLFTYLPAMNHWFGSAPIDGWAWGRIIATSAMIYLTIGVEKRLRKAAI